Proteins encoded in a region of the Quercus lobata isolate SW786 chromosome 8, ValleyOak3.0 Primary Assembly, whole genome shotgun sequence genome:
- the LOC115957724 gene encoding long-chain-alcohol O-fatty-acyltransferase-like: MDAEIKNFIKVWITAITSLCYCYYIVARIPRGMIRLFFLLPIFYLFTMLPCNLNSFHLGAPTAFFLGWLGNFKLLLFAFDQGPLSPPLPKLLHFISIACLPIKLKQDPPPNTKNNKNSSHKSTPKSHNPTKMTRSMLLVIKALFLAMIIRAYNHRSNLHPYVILALYCCHIYLAVEIVLALAAAPVQAIFGFEIEPQFNEPYFATSLQDFWGHRWNIMVTSILRPTVYIPIRCISANVIGSRWAALPAIISTFIVSGLAHEVIYFYFTRVHPTWEVTWFFVLHGMCTAIEVVVKKAVANKWRLHRAISGPLTIVFMAVTGGWLFFPQLIRNGVDMKAIEEYSILVDFVKVNLPLHLPLGKS; encoded by the coding sequence ATGGATGCTGAAATCAAGAACTTCATAAAGGTATGGATCACAGCCATCACATCTCTTTGTTATTGTTACTACATAGTTGCAAGGATCCCAAGAGGAATGATTAGGCTGTTCTTCCTCCTCCCAATCTTTTACCTCTTCACCATGCTCCCTTGTAACCTCAACTCTTTTCATCTTGGTGCCCCCACTGCCTTCTTCCTTGGTTGGCTTGGCAACTTCAAGCTCCTCCTCTTTGCCTTTGACCAAGGCCCTTTATCACCACCCCTACCAAAACTTCTTCATTTCATATCCATTGCTTGCCTTCCCATTAAACTCAAACAAGACCCAcctccaaacaccaaaaacaacaaaaactcatcTCACAAAAGCACCCCAAAATCCCATAATCCTACAAAAATGACTAGATCTATGTTGCTGGTTATAAAAGCCTTGTTTCTTGCCATGATAATACGTGCATATAACCATAGGTCAAATTTACATCCATATGTTATTTTAGCTCTCTATTGTTGCCACATCTATCTTGCTGTGGAAATTGTCCTGGCCTTGGCTGCTGCCCCGGTTCAAGCcatttttgggtttgagattGAGCCACAATTCAACGAGCCCTACTTTGCCACCTCACTACAAGACTTTTGGGGCCATAGGTGGAACATTATGGTTACAAGTATTCTACGACCTACCGTTTACATTCCTATTCGTTGTATTTCTGCTAATGTAATTGGGTCACGTTGGGCTGCTCTACCAGCCATTATTTCGACCTTCATAGTGTCAGGCCTAGCTCATGAagtaatatatttttacttCACACGTGTGCATCCTACATGGGAGGTAACATGGTTCTTTGTCCTACATGGCATGTGCACGGCTATTGAGGTTGTGGTGAAGAAGGCAGTGGCCAACAAATGGCGGTTACACCGAGCAATTTCGGGGCCATTGACAATTGTGTTTATGGCGGTGACCGGTGGTTGGTTGTTTTTTCCACAATTAATAAGAAATGGTGTGGATATGAAGGCCATAGAGGAGTACTCaattttagttgattttgtCAAAGTCAACCTACCATTGCACTTGCCCTTGGGCAAAAGTTAG